TCTGCATGCatgtatttatacacacatttgtgtaCGTGCACACATGCATTGTTCCGGTCAACTATGACAGCGCCACCATATTCTCAGCAATAGAAAATACTTTTCTGCCCCATGGTGGTCTTCTTCTGTCACTGCAAATGCAATCTTTCCTCTCAGCACACAGTCAAATGTGAGAGTCACATCCAAATGTGGTGTGCCACCATTGTATGGCAGCTGAGCCTACAGTTGCCATGGCGACATAGAGCCGCAGCACAGGCTTTAAAAGCATCATGTATTATTAGTTGGCATGTTGACACTTTTGCGTTTCTCCCATTCTGTGTGAATCAGAAGCTTTTAGCGCTCAGTCCTCCTGGAAGAAGGTGACGACTCTGTGTAGTGCTGTCAGTTGAACACTAGGGGATGTGATCACAATGGAGAACTCAATTTGTACCATTATTGCCTGCACTGGATACTTTTCTTACTGTAGATTAAGAGTTGAAATGATTCAGCGTTTCTTTTTTAACAGACTCTCAGACATTGAagcttttcttttgtctgcatCTAATTCGTGAATAACTTTTGTTATTGTGCCATAGTTAGATTAACACGAATATTGTTTAAAATCAAGATATCCACTGGATAGAATGAACTtaactaaatgacaaaaaattacCTCAGGTAATACTAAATTGTTTTTACTGACTGATATAAATATAGCGTGTAGTCCATTATGTGTTTGAagtattttatttgtcaaatcATGGGCTTTTCTGCCATCTGCTGGCCAAAGTATTGTACATTGTCCTGTAGGTGCTACAGAAAAAATCACCTCATGGGAAAGAAAAATTCTGCTGCAGTGGGTTgaaatttgtagtttttttttttttctgatgttacTTGTTGATGTCAAAGGTTTGAGGTTGTGCGTTGAAAAAGGGGAGGCATAATAAGCCGTAGCTTCAACCTACACCTTTTCAGTTTGTTGAACATTTTTATGCtgtgttgtattgttttctacTCTACTGTTTTGTTTGGAGTAAATGGCCTTTTCACtgaagatattttgacatgtcacagtaaagCACAAGGTCCTGgtactgtgcatgctggctcactctcacactctcatGGCTTACTTACTAGGACACTTGAATACAAGGAGCCATCATCAATGTTATTGctaacacctgtgctttactatgacaaatcaaaatacctgctgtgaaaaaggccaattGACTTTTTTATGGAGCAAAGTTTGTGGgttttttatgttcttttagagtatatttttttaattagacTGCTCATGTTGTTGAACGTATTTTCTTTCTTAGGCAttagatttgtttgtgtgttttgtggttttatgtCATGTTAGTTGTTTTGAAGAGTTGTTGTTTGCATAAATTCAAACCTTTGTTGTCAcctacctgtttttttttcttttcgttttgcttttattgatcACTCTTGTATGAATGCATTCATCCTGTGTTGCTGTGATTTGGATATTCGATCCCACGTTTTTATGTTCTTGCttggtgtttttctgctgtCTGGCTCACTGCTAGACTGTATTCAGCACTGATGAACACACATCTACAGAGAAAtcatattaaatacattaaaatgcacTCAAATCAATTACTTAACAATACACATTATTGATAATTATAATCAATTTTATCAATCAAAACATTTGACCACCATTGCTGTGTAAATCGCATTTACAGCTCAATGCACTGTTCAGGTCAGGGTGCTAAAGGGGTATGCAGAATATATGTATTGTATAACAAGTATGAATGGTATCACATTCGGATTTGCTACTGCCTCTGACTGTTTGACAATTCAGTCAACGACTACTTTAAATCCCAATTACAatgacagctaaacaatgaatTATTATAAGCTACATACCAATTAGTGGTATGTGTCAGTTTTAATAAAAGTCTGGCAATCACTCTTTTATTAGTGGGTTTTTTGAGGGAATATGAGGAAACCTGTAGAGCTGTAGcgtacatgtaatgtgaaaaagagaaaagtctcTCAACACCTTTTGTTAAACACCTGATAATAATTACATTAGCAAAGAAGAACAGTGGTCACAAATAGACCTAAACTGACTAAAAGATACTTATTGAGATATCTATGTTATTCCCTCTAGACATATTTTAAGATGAATAAATATGCTCTGCTTTGAATAACAATTTGTGATTGGTTTTAACACATCACACCTGTATGAGTTGCATGttggaccatgattggcttcTAAACTAGTTGCGATATTATAGAATCATGCTTGGAGGTATAGGCCTTAAACTCAGATTTTTGTGAGCACAGGGAAACGTTTCTACTTCAagagatgaatgtgaaaacagccttctggtgtcaaactctgcacacacatcatTGTACACAGTGAaagtcaaacatccaagtgaagtaacaataagcaaaacacatttgttttttaagaaaatggaGGGGGATTTTAACACTGCATAGCCTACTCAAAGCTACAACCGACCTCAAAAATGAATACCAAGTAGAACAaaattctcaaaaaaaaaaaaaaacattgtgagCCTCACTTAATGGATATTTATTGgattgtaatatttatttagtcTCTTCCTCCACAAGGTAACACCACCACCTAACACCTACCACCTACCACTATTGTAGTAGGTGATGCCGTCACATCACAATGTAATGCTCGGTACTGGACACTAAGCGGCAGCATTAGCTTCACTATTAAGTTTCATACTTGACACCTGTTTGTTGGATTTGTTATCATATTACCTGTGTGCTATTGTCTTTTGTCTGATTTGGACTCACTAAACTTAGGCCTATAATATTGCTATAGTGGTTTATTCAGCAGTGAGTTCACAGTGACTTGTCTTAACACTTCTTATCGCTTGTGGCATCACTATATTTGGCTATaacgttttttttaattagGTGCAAAGGCCTGTAGGCATATAatactgtctgaaaatgtataaatagcAGCTTATAATTTTCATGAGATATGACTCATTGATTTGACTCAGAATTGAAGCTATTTGTCTTTCACTAATCACTGACTGGCCAGTGTAAGATGCTACATTACCTGCAGAGAAGGTGACTGAGTGTAACTTTGTCCCTGAGCATTTGGTACCAATGCTGACTCTGCTAGCGTGCAAGGTAAATGGCGGGGCACTTCCTCTACAAGCTATTGTTTCTCTGTCCAGAGCAGGCTGCTCAACTGAAACTATAGCCTAACAGCACCCAGGGAGTCTGTCACTGTCACAGTTGTTTAAAAATCCACAGATCCAAAGCAAACATTTTAGTCTGGATCAGAAAGAACGGAACCTGGGGTTCACATGCTAAAACCTCACAGCATCCTTATGTCCTGTCAGTGTCCTTCTGCTCCCCTACCTGACCTCTCACTCTGTGCGTCTGATctagacagacaggtgagtactGTTTATCCATCTACCTGTCTGACACTGCTACATTAAGGTTTGCACTGAGCTCATGTTGTCTACTGCTTGTGGCCTTGTGCATTTTATAGCAAAATAACGATTACATATGTCCTTACAAGTTTATTTAAATGCCTCACAATAAGTGAACTCAGCGTTCTGTTAAACAGGTTTAAATAGGTTATAATATAATAGTGGGCAGTACTTTAACGGCTGCGTGTCAGTTTGCGTTGCAATTATCACGTTATGATTGAAATTGGGAGCAGACTTGTGCTCTACCCGAGTTAATTAAAACGCCCCCCTGATTGGACGGTCAGATAATCCCGGCGGGCCTCGTGCTCCTACTAACTTGCGAGCAGGGCTGAGCGCGAGTCACAATCTGCCCAAGGCGAGGGAGGGCAAGAAAAACGCGCGAGAGGAAACCGACCGAACGAATAGGGGACACGAGCGCTCCGATCTCACCGAGCACAATTAGAGAAGGGTTGTTGAACGTGGGCTATGCGCGCAACAAGGGGGGAGCGCAGTGTACAGAGGAGCTGAATGCATGTAGAGGCTCAGCTTCAGATTCACAGCCTCCTTCTTGAAGAGTCACTGCACTGACAGAGGAAAGGGGTGAGGGAAGCGAGGAACTCCTAGAAAACAGCAACTCTTGGAGAGAACAACGTGAGTACAGCTTACAGttttcacaacaaaaaaagaggatagagtgagagaaaaaagcGGAAGAGTAGACTTTTCCTGTTCAGAATCTGTTCtagaagagaaaatgaatgtcAGCGAAGAGAACCTGCTCAAGTCCATCAGCAACGACGCGCTCCTAGACCTGACGCAGCGCTACGGCCAATCAGCCTTCGGGTTTGGCGCTGGCCATGGTGCTGGAAGTCCCGGCCGGTTCCAGCTCACACCGGCCACCGACTTCCTCTCCGGGCAGACAGCGAAGTCTAACGAGAGCGGCGGGGAGCACACAAGCGACGACGAGGACGGCTTCGACTCGCTGGAGTCCCGGAAGAGGGGCTCATCGTTTGGGGACGACAAGCCCGGGGGACCACTCGGCAAGAAGTCCAAGGAGCAGCGCTCCCTGCGACTCAGCATCAACGCccgggagaggaggaggatgcatGATCTGAACGACGCCCTGGACGGCCTGCGCTCTGTTATCCCCTACGCCCACAGCCCCTCGGTGAGAAAACTCTCCAAAATAGCCACTCTCCTCCTGGCCAAGAACTATATCCTCATGCAGGCTCAGGCCCTGGAGGAGATGAGGCGGCTGGTGGCGTATCTGAACCAGGGACAGACCATAACTTCACCAATCCCCACCGCCCTGGCGCCCTTTGGACAGGCTGCCGTCTACCCATTCTCGGGCTCTGCACTCGCCACCTGTGCCGAAAAGTGCACTACTTACTCCGGGACACCGTCGAGTCTCTTCAAACACTGTAACGACAAGCCTTGATCTGGTTTCATTCTCTTTTCCTGAACTTTTACCTTTACTGCACCCATGTCGGTCTCTCTCCCACTCTAGTTATTTTGAAATCattctgtgaaaaataaaacaagtttaGTCTGATGCATAATCTTAAAGTATGGTTAAGTAATTATACTGCAATGTTTCGTCCAGATTTAACAAACGCTACatagaaaataaacagttaaGGCCTTCTTATACGATAAAGTCAAAAACCCTGTCACTTTGTCGCTCGTACTTTACAGACACAGCAGGCCATCTCCAAATTTTGAGTTTGGGTACATTTTTAGTTAAGTTATCAGCTCTTATTTGTAATCTATGCaacattcaacaacaacatgaaaCGTAGAAATGCCAAGAAATCTGACCTAATCTCGATTTTTAGATTTAATACAGCATTAATGAAAGGACTTCCCTTGACTGACTATACTGATGCTATGTGGGGGGAAATGTGATGTTGGCTGATATATTGACTGATTTACCGATGTGTtgacaagttttttttaattttaagttatTGCACATCTCACATGATTGTATTGTACAACTGTGGAAAATCACTTGCTCCAAGCCCGGCTATACTAACGATTATACAGCCTATACATTGAAGACGCATTTTTGGTTGTGTTGCAACATGGATTTCATATATTGTTTATATGTCTTTATAATTAAAACACATATCTATGCTTGGACCCGGGTTGCTTCATTTCAACAACcatttcacagttttaaaacattttcacactaAGCACACATttaataacatatatatatatatatatatatatatatactgaaatGACAACTTAAAATGTCAGCCATAATTGCATACGACAAACGGAATTTAccttatttaaaatgattattttcaacacatttctttttgtttataaTTATGTTGTGGACATTATATGTTATAgtttaaataacagtttacaTTAATCGTAAATTGTTGCCGTGGACAAATGCTGAAAAATCAAACAGTCGCCTCTCACGCTGCTAAAATGATTTCCAGCTCTCACCTTCTGAGTGGCCCTCCTAAAATGAGTTGGCAACTTTCTTTTCTTGCATGAGAAGCTTCTGAGATCAAGAGCTAGGTCTCAACGAGCTCAGAGGGGTTGGTAGGGCCTGTTTGGCACGCAGTAGGGTCGGTGGCGCTGAGGGGAAGGGCGCAAAAGCCGCCCGGGGCACCCAGGACCTGTCTCTGGTTATTTGGGTGATTGCAGGCTTCCTTGGCGGGCTCTTATACTCTGGACAGCTATTAACACAATTTCAGCCCCTGTCTCCCTGCTGGACTTAATTCAGTGAACGTTGCAGGGCCAGTTTGCTTTTGCAGGTTTTGTCTTGTGAGTGGAtgaatttagaaaataatctgaaaattaGTGTTTGCAGTGGTCATAGTGTAGTGATATTTATATTCCTGAAaagatgtgtgttttctttgtctcagaTTATCTTTATTTGTCTGACAGCAGGCACTATCACCTGGTAACTGATACTTTCTTGGTCTACCTTTGTCCATATTATGTTGGTCTTGGCTGCAACACTGATGTTGGTTCTATATTGTTGCTCTTTTTGGGTTAATcattctgtatatatatactgtatatacagtatatatatatatatatatatataaataggaTTTTCTTAgtgtaaataaaaacacctgGCATGATAACAGTAAAAGatgtttatagtgtttttgtAGCCTGCAAATTAACACCAGAGACAGGGAGGTTATTTCCCAA
This sequence is a window from Siniperca chuatsi isolate FFG_IHB_CAS linkage group LG10, ASM2008510v1, whole genome shotgun sequence. Protein-coding genes within it:
- the bhlhe23 gene encoding class E basic helix-loop-helix protein 23 gives rise to the protein MNVSEENLLKSISNDALLDLTQRYGQSAFGFGAGHGAGSPGRFQLTPATDFLSGQTAKSNESGGEHTSDDEDGFDSLESRKRGSSFGDDKPGGPLGKKSKEQRSLRLSINARERRRMHDLNDALDGLRSVIPYAHSPSVRKLSKIATLLLAKNYILMQAQALEEMRRLVAYLNQGQTITSPIPTALAPFGQAAVYPFSGSALATCAEKCTTYSGTPSSLFKHCNDKP